The region aaaaactttaattttgagtggggtttttttgattttatcatgttgtaataatttttaaggTCTTTACCACCTcttttgctttgattttttagatctacaaaGAATTTTTAGTGTTTGATCGTTCTTCAAAGTCAAgtttttgtagatctaaaaattgGGAGGTTGTGACTTTTAACTTTATAGATCTAGATGATGAAGATAGTTGGTTGGCAAAAATACTACGCTTCAACGGTTCAAGCGGATTTTCCGTCTCATCGGAAGAAGAAGGTCGAACTCCCCGTCCGACGGTTTATCGTTGTGTTAAGTTTGCGGGATCTATGATTAgacttctttttaattttgcttGTATCACGTTTGTTGCCTTTTATTGGTTGCTTAATcttgaaagatcatataaaaaattattgtcatATGACTTTCACTCTTATATTGTTATATTCATCAATAGATCtatctttggaaaaaaaaaattgggctTGTAAGTTGAATGAGCTTAGTAGTTTGAATCTCGAGTTCGACTCGATTTGATAAATCGGGTCGATTTCGAATAATCTTTGAGTCCATTTTGAATGGCTCGCAAGTTGATTTGATTTGGTTACTTTCCTGAATTGAAGAAGAAACATAAAAGataagatttgttttttaaaaaataagcaTATAACAATACTCCAGATTCAGTAAATATTTGTATCATCGTAAAATAAAGGCTAATCCCTTGGAAAAAAACCTCACCTTTCAACTCtcttcgtttgcaccctcatctttcaaaattccaattttactcAAATTATcacattttattttcaattgcaccctaaaagtattaaattagcCTTTTTTTACTGGGAAAAAGTTCaatcgataatttatattttaattcattttttaaatagttctaaatgtttaaatttcaactataaaaccatattttctaaaattttaaaagttaattttttttatattaaatataaatcaattaaaaatatcattaaataattaCACAATCAAAAATCGCCACTCACATTTTTTGATCACCGCTATCCATCCATCGTCGGAAAATAATTcgtcaaaaattaaataaatatttaatatatcttttttatatatattatataattaaattttaaaaaaaatattttttttctaaccGTACCCACCACCGTTGGTGGGCCTAAAAACAACAGACCCaccaccgtggtgggtctgtCCGCCGGAGAAGACGACCAAATGGTCATCTTGTctggttaatttttaaaaaataaataaataattatttaaaatataaaaaatatttttaatattgatttaatttttggaCGGAGATAGATGAGCGTTGGTGGTCGGAAAAAGATGGTGACAATTTTCGGTTGTTAAAAATTGTtgaacattttattaaaatttttaatttagtttaattaattttgtggaattaaaacagtaaatttgaataaaagtggacataaaatttagtaatttatgaaatattttttaggaaagttgaaatttaaacattgagaactatttaaaatatgaattaaaatataaaatatcgatttcaactttttctaataaaaaaagacaatttaatatttttagggtgcaattgaaagttaAAGGTGGTAATTTTGGTGCTATTTGGTGATTTTGAAAGATGGGGTGCAAACGAAGGGTTAAAAAGTAATGGGTTTTTCAGGGGTTAAGCTTAAAATAAATGGTTATTTTTTCTGATTTACTATACCCATACACGTGACGTTGAGATTATTATAGATAAAATATCTgaacatttataattttactgaAATCCCAGGTTTCCTGATTCCGCAATTAATTGGCCATTAAGCATACGCATGAACCCGTATTATTCACGAACTCTGCTCCGTCATAACAAACAGAAATCACCGTCACAAATTCCACGTCAAATGGGCCCATATGGAGCCCACATTATGAATTAGCCCATTAATCATCAGAAGAAGATCTTTACTAGTAGGACCCATTTAACCATAATAAAAACAATTCCATATCAAATTAAAACACCATTAATATAGTCTCCTAAAAAAAGCTTATTCATCTCTCTCTCAGCTTGCTAATGGCTCAACAGGAAGCAGATGTTTTCCTCAAATTCGACGTCGTTTCAGACGCATCAGACCACTATTTCTTCAAATCATTCAACAACATATCCAATAAAGTCCACAAAAAAATCATGCAAGAATGGAAAATCCTAGAAAAAGACCTACCGGACTCAATCTACGTCCGAGTGTACGAGAATCGCATCGATTTACTACGGGCCGTGATCATCGGAGCCGCAGGTACACCGTACCACGACGGACTCTACTTTTTCGACATTGCTTTTCCATTCGATTATCCACTAAAACCGCCGCTTCTTTACTACAACTCATTCGGGTTACGAATTAACCCGAATCTTTACAGCAGCGGGCGCGTTTGTCTAAGCCTAGTGAACACGTGGTACGGTAAAAAGATCGAGAAATGGAACCCTAACGAGTCAACCCTGCTTCAGGTTTTGCTTTCTATCCAAGCTCTAGTTTTGAACGAGAAGCCGTATTATAACGAACCGGGTCATAACATGCGGCCGGGTCGGGTTATTGTGGAAAAGAAATCGAATCTTTACAGTGAGGATGTATTTGTGTTAGCTTGTAAGACAATGCTGTTTAATTTACGTAGGCCACCAAAGAATTTTGAAGGGTTTGTTCGTAGCCATTTTAGAGAGCGGGCTTCTATTATATTGTCTGCTTGTAATGCTTATGTTAATGGCGGAATTAGAATTGGGTATTATAATTATTCGGGTTCCGGTATTGCTACTACTGAAGTGTCGTGTGATTTCAAGGCAAAAGTTGCTCAGTTATATCCGCAAATGGCGTCGGCTTTTATTAACAGTGGGGCTTCATTGGAGAGTTCGAGACGGATTTTGACGGTGGAGGTGAAAACGGCGCCGTTTAAGGAACCGGTGGTGATGGCGAAAAAGAAGAGTGGGATTGTTACGAGGGTTTTTGGCAAATTAAAGAAGGTTTTAGGGTTGAAGGAAAAAAGTGGGAAGAATAGTGTCGTAAAGAAGACTACTTAGTACAGCTTTCGTAAGGTAAATTCGAGGGTAGAATTAATTTTCAGGGATGTTTTGGGATTGCTTTTTTtgtgttaatatttaatttgttttaggttatttttctgaattatttaatgaaagagtatttatttgtttatttgaaatattaaaaaatacttttttaacTACAAAAAGAACTATCTCGATGGGCTCTTTTTGCAACATTATGTGCCACCCAATTACACTCTCGTCTCACAGAAACAACATAAAAAGTCACAAAATATTTACACATCTCCTTGCAATCATGTAAGGTAACTTCCACATTCGAATTACCCCTCTGCTCCCCTCTCATAGCTTCAACGGCTCTTTTTGCATGGCCCTCATAGCTTCAACGACTCCCTTTGCATTGCCCCAATTTAGCTCAAAATTATGTATGCCTTCGTGGTTCGAAAAGGTGCATATAtgtttctaatatttttaaatgggcTCATTCAGCCCTCATGATTCGAAAAGATGCATATATGTTTCTAGGGCTTTTTACCCAATATACTGAAAATTGGCCcaagtttacttttatacagtctaaagccaaagtttacatttcataccatccaaaattaaaattctaaccTAATTTCTTTAAATTCTTACTTTTCTactgtttcttctttttctcttgaaGTTTGGCGGCTCCTTCTTCTTTTCTATGAGTCCAGCAGAGTTTCTCTACATTCTTAttccttcgcttccgccgttccgctTCCACCATTCCGCCTCCGCCATGCATTCCGTTTTTGCTGTTCCATCTCCGTCGTTTTGCCTCTGTCGTTCCACCTTTGTCGCCGtgccatctttcttttctctttttgattttagatctgaaattttttgttctttatgtcttcattttcagatctgtaatttgtttatcttttactgtttattcaccattaaacatgtataaagagtatttttaaagaatttcatacttatttcatgatatgtagaataattttgtgattttatgtaataaaattctgttaactctgcatttttttgtgttttgttgtatttctgcgtttttttattctgcagaatgatttgtagatgatgattgattgctgaattactgtaatgttacagtgttgttgattttatgttgatattatgttgatatcaactaatttttttattttaacattaacaaacaagataatattgtctatgAAATAAATGCCTCCTGTAAGTTTGCGGAATAGATGTTTATTTGAAAAGCAGCACGATGGAATGTGGAGTGCACATATTTGTTTGAATGATTGATCTCTTTGTGTTTTTTTCTCGATAAACGTTCTGAAATTCCCTACATAAACATATGTTATTGGTATTCAGCCATTTTTATATAACTTTCATTTTCTAGAgtgttattttattagaatatactaaattcatttcggcatttttgaaatttggttggttttttttctccttatattatgttctacgtacaaactttattataaaatcaatgttgaattttattgatgtacaattatttaagctatattaatcaaaatcaacgcaaaatcaactcgatgtcaacctaaaatcaacctACAATTAACATGCACATATCCCTAAAATTAATTGacgatcaacacaaaatcaacataaaatcaacatgtgtatactatttgtcattaaaattaatcaaatatcaactcaaaatcaacacaaaatcaatataaaatcaacatgtgtacattatttattgttgacatttttgtcagttttaatatcaacataatatcaacaacatttaataaactggatagtattaattttgtaaatcttttttaacactaatttttatttttaatatttatttatctttatttttgctaataactaatcaaaatttattatttatcatatattttattttttatatatatcaatataaaatcaacattaaattaatcaaagattaataaattattttttcaatctaaaataccaacacaaaatcaacataatatcaacataaattcaaatttgtaatattataataattcagaatcattatttatattttttacctataccaaaatcaacaccatgtcaacactatatcaacataagatcaacattgtaacattacaataatttaacattattattgtcttcttcaccgattctaaaatcaacaaaatatcaaccgaaaatcaacaccatatcaacattgtaacattacaataatgcaACATCATCATATGTCTTCTTCCCCGATGctaccatatcattatctagtctcaatttaatttaatttaattttttt is a window of Mercurialis annua linkage group LG2, ddMerAnnu1.2, whole genome shotgun sequence DNA encoding:
- the LOC126669575 gene encoding putative ubiquitin-conjugating enzyme E2 38, which codes for MAQQEADVFLKFDVVSDASDHYFFKSFNNISNKVHKKIMQEWKILEKDLPDSIYVRVYENRIDLLRAVIIGAAGTPYHDGLYFFDIAFPFDYPLKPPLLYYNSFGLRINPNLYSSGRVCLSLVNTWYGKKIEKWNPNESTLLQVLLSIQALVLNEKPYYNEPGHNMRPGRVIVEKKSNLYSEDVFVLACKTMLFNLRRPPKNFEGFVRSHFRERASIILSACNAYVNGGIRIGYYNYSGSGIATTEVSCDFKAKVAQLYPQMASAFINSGASLESSRRILTVEVKTAPFKEPVVMAKKKSGIVTRVFGKLKKVLGLKEKSGKNSVVKKTT